The following coding sequences lie in one Arthrobacter sp. SLBN-122 genomic window:
- the treS gene encoding maltose alpha-D-glucosyltransferase, which produces MNFNPQSSGHFTPKSTFELNAPGLQHDPLWYRKAVFYEVLVRAFADANGDGSGDFSGLIDRLDYLQWLGVDCLWLPPFFQSPLRDGGYDISDYNSVLDEFGTISDFKRLVAEAHARGVRVIIDLPLNHTSDQHPWFQESRKDPDGPFGDFYVWSDTDEKYQDARIIFVDTEESNWTFDPIRRQFFWHRFFSHQPDLNFENPKVIEALFDVVRFWLDQGIDGFRADAIPYLYEEEGTNCENLPATHEFLRRLRTMVDESYPGRVIIAEANQPPNEVVEYFGTEDEPECHMAFHFPIMPRLYYALRDQKAAPIIETMRDTPDIPEGAQWGTFLRNHDELTLEMVTADERAAMLGWYAPDPRMRANIGIRRRLAPLLDNSRAEIELINALLLSLPGSPFLYYGDEIGMGDNIWLEDRDAVRTPMQWNPDRNAGFSSADPGKLYLPPIQSLVYNYSMANVEAEAAHSGSLLRWTRQILSVRKNHPAFGLGGFKHVEADHDAVVAYLRVLPDSNPAGVDGETVLCAFNLSQHPVAATLRIPEYAGRGLRDVFGGQIFPGIGDDGTLTLTIGSHDFFWLRMRSAGSNPSSPYTQAMPILSIEN; this is translated from the coding sequence GTGAATTTCAATCCGCAAAGTTCCGGCCACTTCACCCCAAAGAGCACGTTCGAGCTAAATGCGCCTGGCCTCCAGCATGACCCGCTGTGGTACCGCAAGGCCGTGTTCTATGAAGTGCTTGTCAGGGCCTTTGCGGATGCCAACGGCGATGGGTCCGGGGATTTCTCCGGACTCATCGACCGGCTGGACTACCTGCAGTGGCTGGGCGTGGACTGCCTGTGGCTGCCCCCGTTCTTCCAGTCACCGCTGCGAGACGGCGGCTACGACATTTCCGACTACAACTCGGTCCTGGACGAATTCGGCACGATCAGCGATTTCAAGCGGCTGGTGGCAGAAGCCCACGCCCGCGGCGTCCGGGTCATCATCGACCTGCCGTTGAACCACACCTCGGACCAGCACCCCTGGTTCCAGGAGTCACGGAAAGATCCTGACGGCCCCTTCGGGGACTTCTACGTCTGGAGCGACACGGACGAGAAGTACCAGGACGCGCGCATCATCTTCGTGGACACCGAGGAATCCAACTGGACCTTCGATCCCATCCGGCGGCAGTTCTTCTGGCACCGTTTCTTCAGCCACCAGCCGGACCTGAACTTCGAAAACCCCAAGGTCATCGAGGCGCTCTTTGATGTGGTCCGGTTCTGGCTGGACCAGGGCATTGACGGGTTCCGCGCGGACGCCATCCCGTACCTCTACGAGGAGGAAGGGACCAACTGCGAGAACCTTCCGGCAACCCACGAGTTCCTCCGGCGGCTCCGCACCATGGTGGACGAAAGCTACCCCGGGCGCGTCATCATCGCTGAGGCCAACCAGCCGCCCAACGAAGTGGTGGAGTACTTCGGCACCGAGGACGAACCTGAATGCCACATGGCGTTCCACTTCCCCATCATGCCGCGCCTCTATTACGCACTGCGGGACCAGAAGGCCGCGCCCATCATCGAAACCATGCGCGACACCCCGGACATCCCGGAGGGCGCACAGTGGGGCACGTTCCTGCGCAACCACGACGAGCTGACCCTTGAAATGGTCACGGCGGACGAGCGCGCCGCCATGCTGGGCTGGTACGCCCCGGATCCGAGAATGCGCGCGAATATCGGCATCCGGCGCAGGCTGGCTCCGCTGCTGGATAACTCGCGGGCCGAGATTGAGTTGATCAATGCCCTCCTGCTCTCGCTCCCGGGCAGCCCGTTCCTGTACTACGGGGACGAGATCGGCATGGGGGACAACATTTGGCTTGAGGACCGCGACGCCGTCCGGACCCCCATGCAGTGGAACCCGGACCGGAATGCAGGTTTCTCCAGCGCGGACCCCGGCAAGCTGTACCTGCCGCCCATCCAATCACTGGTCTACAACTACAGCATGGCCAATGTCGAAGCCGAGGCCGCCCATTCCGGCTCCCTGCTTCGCTGGACCCGGCAGATCCTCAGCGTCCGCAAGAACCACCCCGCGTTCGGGCTGGGCGGATTCAAGCACGTCGAGGCAGACCACGACGCCGTCGTGGCCTACCTTCGTGTACTGCCGGACAGCAACCCGGCGGGAGTCGACGGCGAGACCGTCCTGTGCGCCTTCAACCTCTCCCAGCACCCCGTCGCAGCCACCCTGCGCATCCCCGAATATGCCGGGCGCGGGTTGCGCGACGTCTTCGGTGGACAGATCTTCCCCGGCATCGGCGATGACGGAACCCTCACCCTGACCATCGGAAGCCACGATTTCTTCTGGCTCCGAATGCGCTCGGCGGGATCCAATCCGTCATCGCCCTACACCCAGGCCATGCCCATCCTGTCGATAGAGAACTGA